A region from the Prionailurus viverrinus isolate Anna chromosome E2, UM_Priviv_1.0, whole genome shotgun sequence genome encodes:
- the DYRK1B gene encoding dual specificity tyrosine-phosphorylation-regulated kinase 1B isoform X3, with protein MLAARPPHWGPHRAPAPRGPRASPDPGLSGGGSRGAGCEKAPPGRAPAPGLAPLRPSEPTMAVPPGHGPFSGFPGPQEHTQVLPDVRLLPRRLPLAFRDATSAPLRKLSVDLIKTYKHINEVYYAKKKRRAQQAPPQDSSTKKEKKVLNHGYDDDNHDYIVRSGERWLERYEIDSLIGKGSFGQVVKAYDHQTQELVAIKIIKNKKAFLNQAQIELRLLELMNQHDTEMKYYIVHLKRHFMFRNHLCLVFELLSYNLYDLLRNTHFRGVSLNLTRKLAQQLCTALLFLATPELSIIHCDLKPENILLCNPKRSAIKIVDFGSSCQLGQRIYQYIQSRFYRSPEVLLGTPYDLAIDMWSLGCILVEMHTGEPLFSGSNEVDQMNRIVEVLGIPPAPMLDQAPKARKYFERLPGGGWTLRRTKELRKDLVLRMLEYEPAARISPLGALQHGFFRRTADEATNTGPAGSSASTSPAPLDTCPSSSTASSISSSGGSSGSSSDNRTYRYSNRYCGGPGPPITDCEMNSPQVPPSQPLRPWAGGDVPHKTHQAPASASSLPGAGAQLPPQPRCLGRPPSPTSPPPPELMDVSLVGGPPDCSPPHPAPAPQHPAASALRTRMTGGRPPLPPPDDPATLGPRLGLRGVPQSTAASS; from the exons ATGCTGGCTGCTCGCCCACCCCACTGGGGGCCCCACCGCGCCCCAGCCCCCCGTGGGCCCCGCGCCAGCCCTGACCCGG GTCTCAGCGGCGGTGGCAGCCGAGGTGCAGGATGCGAGAAGGCGCCCCCCGGCCGGGCTCCCGCTCCAGGCCTCGCTCCCCTGCGGCCCTCTGAGCCCACCATGGCCGTCCCACCAGGCCATGGTCCCTTCTCTGGCTTCCCAGGGCCCCAGGAGCACACGCAG GTATTGCCTGATGTGCGGCTGTTGCCACGGAGGCTGCCCTTGGCCTTTCGGGATGCGACCTCAGCCCCGCTGCGCAAGCTCTCCGTGGACCTCATTAAGACCTACAAGCACATCAATGAG GTATACTATGCGAAGAAGAAGCGGCGGGCCCAGCAGGCGCCACCTCAGGACTCGAGCaccaagaaggagaaaaaggtcCTGAACCATGGTTATGACGATGACAACCACGACTACATTGTGCGCAGTGGCGAGCGCTGGCTGGAGCGCTACGAGATTGACTCACTCATTGGCAAAGGCTCCTTTGGCCAG GTGGTGAAAGCCTATGATCATCAGACCCAGGAGCTGGTGGCCATCAAGATCATCAAGAACAAAAAGGCCTTCCTGAACCAGGCCCAGATTGAGCTGCGGCTGCTAGAGCTGATGAACCAGCACGACACAGAGATGAAGTACTACATAG TGCACCTGAAGCGGCACTTCATGTTTCGGAACCACCTGTGCCTGGTGTTCGAGCTGCTTTCCTACAACCTGTACGACCTCCTGCGCAACACGCACTTCCGCGGAGTCTCGTTGAACCTGACGCGGAAGCTGGCGCAGCAGCTCTGCACAGCGCTGCTCTTCCTGGCCACGCCTGAGCTCAGCATCATTCACTGCGACCTCAAGCCCGAGAACATCCTGCTCTGCAATCCCAAGCGTAGCGCCATCAAGATCGTGGACTTCGGCAGCTCCTGCCAGCTTGGCCAGCGG ATCTACCAGTACATCCAGAGCCGCTTCTATCGGTCGCCTGAGGTGCTTCTGGGCACACCCTACGACCTGGCCATTGATATGTGGTCCCTGGGCTGCATCCTGGTGGAGATGCACACTGGAGAGCCCCTCTTCAGTGGCTCCAATGAG GTGGACCAGATGAACCGGATTGTGGAGGTGCTGGGCATCCCACCAGCCCCCATGCTGGACCAGGCACCCAAGGCTCGCAAGTACTTTGAACGGCTGCCTGGGGGTGGCTGGACCCTACGAAGGACAAAGGAACTCAGGAAG GACCTGGTGCTGCGCATGCTGGAGTATGAGCCCGCCGCCCGCATCAGCCCACTGGGGGCTCTGCAGCACGGCTTCTTCCGCCGCACGGCTGATGAGGCCACCAACACGGGCCCGGCAGGCAGCAGTGCCTCCACCTCGCCCGCACCCCTTGatacctgcccctcctccagcacCGCCAGCTCCATCTCCAGCTCTG GAGGCTCCAGCGGCTCCTCCAGTGACAACCGGACCTACCGATACAGCAACCGATATTGTGGGGGCCCCGGGCCCCCCATCACTGACTGTGAGATGAACAGCCCCCAG GTCCCACCCTCCCAGCCGCTGCGCCCCTGGGCAGGGGGTGATGTGCCCCACAAGACACATCAGGCCCCTGCCTCCGCCTCGTCACTGCCAGGGGCCGGGGCCCAGTTACCCCCTCAACCCCGATGCCTTGGCCGTCCCCCATCACCAACCTCACCACCACCCCCGGAGCTGATGGATGTGAGCCTGGTGGGCGGCCCTCCGGACTGCTCCCCACCTCACCCGGCGCCTGCCCCCCAGCACCCGGCTGCCTCAGCCCTCCGGACTCGGATGACAGGAGGTCgtccacccctcccaccccctgatGACCCTGCCACTCTGGGGCCTCGCTTGGGCCTCCGTGGTGTACCCCAGAGCACGGCAGCCAGCTCAtga
- the DYRK1B gene encoding dual specificity tyrosine-phosphorylation-regulated kinase 1B isoform X2, translated as MLAARPPHWGPHRAPAPRGPRASPDPGLSGGGSRGAGCEKAPPGRAPAPGLAPLRPSEPTMAVPPGHGPFSGFPGPQEHTQVLPDVRLLPRRLPLAFRDATSAPLRKLSVDLIKTYKHINEVYYAKKKRRAQQAPPQDSSTKKEKKVLNHGYDDDNHDYIVRSGERWLERYEIDSLIGKGSFGQVVKAYDHQTQELVAIKIIKNKKAFLNQAQIELRLLELMNQHDTEMKYYIVHLKRHFMFRNHLCLVFELLSYNLYDLLRNTHFRGVSLNLTRKLAQQLCTALLFLATPELSIIHCDLKPENILLCNPKRSAIKIVDFGSSCQLGQRIYQYIQSRFYRSPEVLLGTPYDLAIDMWSLGCILVEMHTGEPLFSGSNEVDQMNRIVEVLGIPPAPMLDQAPKARKYFERLPGGGWTLRRTKELRKDYQGPGTRRLQEDLVLRMLEYEPAARISPLGALQHGFFRRTADEATNTGPAGSSASTSPAPLDTCPSSSTASSISSSGGSSGSSSDNRTYRYSNRYCGGPGPPITDCEMNSPQVPPSQPLRPWAGGDVPHKTHQAPASASSLPGAGAQLPPQPRCLGRPPSPTSPPPPELMDVSLVGGPPDCSPPHPAPAPQHPAASALRTRMTGGRPPLPPPDDPATLGPRLGLRGVPQSTAASS; from the exons ATGCTGGCTGCTCGCCCACCCCACTGGGGGCCCCACCGCGCCCCAGCCCCCCGTGGGCCCCGCGCCAGCCCTGACCCGG GTCTCAGCGGCGGTGGCAGCCGAGGTGCAGGATGCGAGAAGGCGCCCCCCGGCCGGGCTCCCGCTCCAGGCCTCGCTCCCCTGCGGCCCTCTGAGCCCACCATGGCCGTCCCACCAGGCCATGGTCCCTTCTCTGGCTTCCCAGGGCCCCAGGAGCACACGCAG GTATTGCCTGATGTGCGGCTGTTGCCACGGAGGCTGCCCTTGGCCTTTCGGGATGCGACCTCAGCCCCGCTGCGCAAGCTCTCCGTGGACCTCATTAAGACCTACAAGCACATCAATGAG GTATACTATGCGAAGAAGAAGCGGCGGGCCCAGCAGGCGCCACCTCAGGACTCGAGCaccaagaaggagaaaaaggtcCTGAACCATGGTTATGACGATGACAACCACGACTACATTGTGCGCAGTGGCGAGCGCTGGCTGGAGCGCTACGAGATTGACTCACTCATTGGCAAAGGCTCCTTTGGCCAG GTGGTGAAAGCCTATGATCATCAGACCCAGGAGCTGGTGGCCATCAAGATCATCAAGAACAAAAAGGCCTTCCTGAACCAGGCCCAGATTGAGCTGCGGCTGCTAGAGCTGATGAACCAGCACGACACAGAGATGAAGTACTACATAG TGCACCTGAAGCGGCACTTCATGTTTCGGAACCACCTGTGCCTGGTGTTCGAGCTGCTTTCCTACAACCTGTACGACCTCCTGCGCAACACGCACTTCCGCGGAGTCTCGTTGAACCTGACGCGGAAGCTGGCGCAGCAGCTCTGCACAGCGCTGCTCTTCCTGGCCACGCCTGAGCTCAGCATCATTCACTGCGACCTCAAGCCCGAGAACATCCTGCTCTGCAATCCCAAGCGTAGCGCCATCAAGATCGTGGACTTCGGCAGCTCCTGCCAGCTTGGCCAGCGG ATCTACCAGTACATCCAGAGCCGCTTCTATCGGTCGCCTGAGGTGCTTCTGGGCACACCCTACGACCTGGCCATTGATATGTGGTCCCTGGGCTGCATCCTGGTGGAGATGCACACTGGAGAGCCCCTCTTCAGTGGCTCCAATGAG GTGGACCAGATGAACCGGATTGTGGAGGTGCTGGGCATCCCACCAGCCCCCATGCTGGACCAGGCACCCAAGGCTCGCAAGTACTTTGAACGGCTGCCTGGGGGTGGCTGGACCCTACGAAGGACAAAGGAACTCAGGAAG gaTTACCAGGGCCCCGGGACACGGCGGCTGCAGGAG GACCTGGTGCTGCGCATGCTGGAGTATGAGCCCGCCGCCCGCATCAGCCCACTGGGGGCTCTGCAGCACGGCTTCTTCCGCCGCACGGCTGATGAGGCCACCAACACGGGCCCGGCAGGCAGCAGTGCCTCCACCTCGCCCGCACCCCTTGatacctgcccctcctccagcacCGCCAGCTCCATCTCCAGCTCTG GAGGCTCCAGCGGCTCCTCCAGTGACAACCGGACCTACCGATACAGCAACCGATATTGTGGGGGCCCCGGGCCCCCCATCACTGACTGTGAGATGAACAGCCCCCAG GTCCCACCCTCCCAGCCGCTGCGCCCCTGGGCAGGGGGTGATGTGCCCCACAAGACACATCAGGCCCCTGCCTCCGCCTCGTCACTGCCAGGGGCCGGGGCCCAGTTACCCCCTCAACCCCGATGCCTTGGCCGTCCCCCATCACCAACCTCACCACCACCCCCGGAGCTGATGGATGTGAGCCTGGTGGGCGGCCCTCCGGACTGCTCCCCACCTCACCCGGCGCCTGCCCCCCAGCACCCGGCTGCCTCAGCCCTCCGGACTCGGATGACAGGAGGTCgtccacccctcccaccccctgatGACCCTGCCACTCTGGGGCCTCGCTTGGGCCTCCGTGGTGTACCCCAGAGCACGGCAGCCAGCTCAtga
- the DYRK1B gene encoding dual specificity tyrosine-phosphorylation-regulated kinase 1B isoform X5, translating into MAVPPGHGPFSGFPGPQEHTQVLPDVRLLPRRLPLAFRDATSAPLRKLSVDLIKTYKHINEVYYAKKKRRAQQAPPQDSSTKKEKKVLNHGYDDDNHDYIVRSGERWLERYEIDSLIGKGSFGQVVKAYDHQTQELVAIKIIKNKKAFLNQAQIELRLLELMNQHDTEMKYYIVHLKRHFMFRNHLCLVFELLSYNLYDLLRNTHFRGVSLNLTRKLAQQLCTALLFLATPELSIIHCDLKPENILLCNPKRSAIKIVDFGSSCQLGQRIYQYIQSRFYRSPEVLLGTPYDLAIDMWSLGCILVEMHTGEPLFSGSNEVDQMNRIVEVLGIPPAPMLDQAPKARKYFERLPGGGWTLRRTKELRKDYQGPGTRRLQEVLGVQTGGPGGRRAGEPGHSPADYLRFQDLVLRMLEYEPAARISPLGALQHGFFRRTADEATNTGPAGSSASTSPAPLDTCPSSSTASSISSSGGSSGSSSDNRTYRYSNRYCGGPGPPITDCEMNSPQVPPSQPLRPWAGGDVPHKTHQAPASASSLPGAGAQLPPQPRCLGRPPSPTSPPPPELMDVSLVGGPPDCSPPHPAPAPQHPAASALRTRMTGGRPPLPPPDDPATLGPRLGLRGVPQSTAASS; encoded by the exons ATGGCCGTCCCACCAGGCCATGGTCCCTTCTCTGGCTTCCCAGGGCCCCAGGAGCACACGCAG GTATTGCCTGATGTGCGGCTGTTGCCACGGAGGCTGCCCTTGGCCTTTCGGGATGCGACCTCAGCCCCGCTGCGCAAGCTCTCCGTGGACCTCATTAAGACCTACAAGCACATCAATGAG GTATACTATGCGAAGAAGAAGCGGCGGGCCCAGCAGGCGCCACCTCAGGACTCGAGCaccaagaaggagaaaaaggtcCTGAACCATGGTTATGACGATGACAACCACGACTACATTGTGCGCAGTGGCGAGCGCTGGCTGGAGCGCTACGAGATTGACTCACTCATTGGCAAAGGCTCCTTTGGCCAG GTGGTGAAAGCCTATGATCATCAGACCCAGGAGCTGGTGGCCATCAAGATCATCAAGAACAAAAAGGCCTTCCTGAACCAGGCCCAGATTGAGCTGCGGCTGCTAGAGCTGATGAACCAGCACGACACAGAGATGAAGTACTACATAG TGCACCTGAAGCGGCACTTCATGTTTCGGAACCACCTGTGCCTGGTGTTCGAGCTGCTTTCCTACAACCTGTACGACCTCCTGCGCAACACGCACTTCCGCGGAGTCTCGTTGAACCTGACGCGGAAGCTGGCGCAGCAGCTCTGCACAGCGCTGCTCTTCCTGGCCACGCCTGAGCTCAGCATCATTCACTGCGACCTCAAGCCCGAGAACATCCTGCTCTGCAATCCCAAGCGTAGCGCCATCAAGATCGTGGACTTCGGCAGCTCCTGCCAGCTTGGCCAGCGG ATCTACCAGTACATCCAGAGCCGCTTCTATCGGTCGCCTGAGGTGCTTCTGGGCACACCCTACGACCTGGCCATTGATATGTGGTCCCTGGGCTGCATCCTGGTGGAGATGCACACTGGAGAGCCCCTCTTCAGTGGCTCCAATGAG GTGGACCAGATGAACCGGATTGTGGAGGTGCTGGGCATCCCACCAGCCCCCATGCTGGACCAGGCACCCAAGGCTCGCAAGTACTTTGAACGGCTGCCTGGGGGTGGCTGGACCCTACGAAGGACAAAGGAACTCAGGAAG gaTTACCAGGGCCCCGGGACACGGCGGCTGCAGGAGGTGCTGGGCGTGCAGACGGGCGGGCCCGGGGGCCGGCGGGCGGGGGAGCCGGGCCACAGCCCCGCCGACTACCTCCGCTTCCAGGACCTGGTGCTGCGCATGCTGGAGTATGAGCCCGCCGCCCGCATCAGCCCACTGGGGGCTCTGCAGCACGGCTTCTTCCGCCGCACGGCTGATGAGGCCACCAACACGGGCCCGGCAGGCAGCAGTGCCTCCACCTCGCCCGCACCCCTTGatacctgcccctcctccagcacCGCCAGCTCCATCTCCAGCTCTG GAGGCTCCAGCGGCTCCTCCAGTGACAACCGGACCTACCGATACAGCAACCGATATTGTGGGGGCCCCGGGCCCCCCATCACTGACTGTGAGATGAACAGCCCCCAG GTCCCACCCTCCCAGCCGCTGCGCCCCTGGGCAGGGGGTGATGTGCCCCACAAGACACATCAGGCCCCTGCCTCCGCCTCGTCACTGCCAGGGGCCGGGGCCCAGTTACCCCCTCAACCCCGATGCCTTGGCCGTCCCCCATCACCAACCTCACCACCACCCCCGGAGCTGATGGATGTGAGCCTGGTGGGCGGCCCTCCGGACTGCTCCCCACCTCACCCGGCGCCTGCCCCCCAGCACCCGGCTGCCTCAGCCCTCCGGACTCGGATGACAGGAGGTCgtccacccctcccaccccctgatGACCCTGCCACTCTGGGGCCTCGCTTGGGCCTCCGTGGTGTACCCCAGAGCACGGCAGCCAGCTCAtga
- the DYRK1B gene encoding dual specificity tyrosine-phosphorylation-regulated kinase 1B isoform X1: MLAARPPHWGPHRAPAPRGPRASPDPGLSGGGSRGAGCEKAPPGRAPAPGLAPLRPSEPTMAVPPGHGPFSGFPGPQEHTQVLPDVRLLPRRLPLAFRDATSAPLRKLSVDLIKTYKHINEVYYAKKKRRAQQAPPQDSSTKKEKKVLNHGYDDDNHDYIVRSGERWLERYEIDSLIGKGSFGQVVKAYDHQTQELVAIKIIKNKKAFLNQAQIELRLLELMNQHDTEMKYYIVHLKRHFMFRNHLCLVFELLSYNLYDLLRNTHFRGVSLNLTRKLAQQLCTALLFLATPELSIIHCDLKPENILLCNPKRSAIKIVDFGSSCQLGQRIYQYIQSRFYRSPEVLLGTPYDLAIDMWSLGCILVEMHTGEPLFSGSNEVDQMNRIVEVLGIPPAPMLDQAPKARKYFERLPGGGWTLRRTKELRKDYQGPGTRRLQEVLGVQTGGPGGRRAGEPGHSPADYLRFQDLVLRMLEYEPAARISPLGALQHGFFRRTADEATNTGPAGSSASTSPAPLDTCPSSSTASSISSSGGSSGSSSDNRTYRYSNRYCGGPGPPITDCEMNSPQVPPSQPLRPWAGGDVPHKTHQAPASASSLPGAGAQLPPQPRCLGRPPSPTSPPPPELMDVSLVGGPPDCSPPHPAPAPQHPAASALRTRMTGGRPPLPPPDDPATLGPRLGLRGVPQSTAASS; the protein is encoded by the exons ATGCTGGCTGCTCGCCCACCCCACTGGGGGCCCCACCGCGCCCCAGCCCCCCGTGGGCCCCGCGCCAGCCCTGACCCGG GTCTCAGCGGCGGTGGCAGCCGAGGTGCAGGATGCGAGAAGGCGCCCCCCGGCCGGGCTCCCGCTCCAGGCCTCGCTCCCCTGCGGCCCTCTGAGCCCACCATGGCCGTCCCACCAGGCCATGGTCCCTTCTCTGGCTTCCCAGGGCCCCAGGAGCACACGCAG GTATTGCCTGATGTGCGGCTGTTGCCACGGAGGCTGCCCTTGGCCTTTCGGGATGCGACCTCAGCCCCGCTGCGCAAGCTCTCCGTGGACCTCATTAAGACCTACAAGCACATCAATGAG GTATACTATGCGAAGAAGAAGCGGCGGGCCCAGCAGGCGCCACCTCAGGACTCGAGCaccaagaaggagaaaaaggtcCTGAACCATGGTTATGACGATGACAACCACGACTACATTGTGCGCAGTGGCGAGCGCTGGCTGGAGCGCTACGAGATTGACTCACTCATTGGCAAAGGCTCCTTTGGCCAG GTGGTGAAAGCCTATGATCATCAGACCCAGGAGCTGGTGGCCATCAAGATCATCAAGAACAAAAAGGCCTTCCTGAACCAGGCCCAGATTGAGCTGCGGCTGCTAGAGCTGATGAACCAGCACGACACAGAGATGAAGTACTACATAG TGCACCTGAAGCGGCACTTCATGTTTCGGAACCACCTGTGCCTGGTGTTCGAGCTGCTTTCCTACAACCTGTACGACCTCCTGCGCAACACGCACTTCCGCGGAGTCTCGTTGAACCTGACGCGGAAGCTGGCGCAGCAGCTCTGCACAGCGCTGCTCTTCCTGGCCACGCCTGAGCTCAGCATCATTCACTGCGACCTCAAGCCCGAGAACATCCTGCTCTGCAATCCCAAGCGTAGCGCCATCAAGATCGTGGACTTCGGCAGCTCCTGCCAGCTTGGCCAGCGG ATCTACCAGTACATCCAGAGCCGCTTCTATCGGTCGCCTGAGGTGCTTCTGGGCACACCCTACGACCTGGCCATTGATATGTGGTCCCTGGGCTGCATCCTGGTGGAGATGCACACTGGAGAGCCCCTCTTCAGTGGCTCCAATGAG GTGGACCAGATGAACCGGATTGTGGAGGTGCTGGGCATCCCACCAGCCCCCATGCTGGACCAGGCACCCAAGGCTCGCAAGTACTTTGAACGGCTGCCTGGGGGTGGCTGGACCCTACGAAGGACAAAGGAACTCAGGAAG gaTTACCAGGGCCCCGGGACACGGCGGCTGCAGGAGGTGCTGGGCGTGCAGACGGGCGGGCCCGGGGGCCGGCGGGCGGGGGAGCCGGGCCACAGCCCCGCCGACTACCTCCGCTTCCAGGACCTGGTGCTGCGCATGCTGGAGTATGAGCCCGCCGCCCGCATCAGCCCACTGGGGGCTCTGCAGCACGGCTTCTTCCGCCGCACGGCTGATGAGGCCACCAACACGGGCCCGGCAGGCAGCAGTGCCTCCACCTCGCCCGCACCCCTTGatacctgcccctcctccagcacCGCCAGCTCCATCTCCAGCTCTG GAGGCTCCAGCGGCTCCTCCAGTGACAACCGGACCTACCGATACAGCAACCGATATTGTGGGGGCCCCGGGCCCCCCATCACTGACTGTGAGATGAACAGCCCCCAG GTCCCACCCTCCCAGCCGCTGCGCCCCTGGGCAGGGGGTGATGTGCCCCACAAGACACATCAGGCCCCTGCCTCCGCCTCGTCACTGCCAGGGGCCGGGGCCCAGTTACCCCCTCAACCCCGATGCCTTGGCCGTCCCCCATCACCAACCTCACCACCACCCCCGGAGCTGATGGATGTGAGCCTGGTGGGCGGCCCTCCGGACTGCTCCCCACCTCACCCGGCGCCTGCCCCCCAGCACCCGGCTGCCTCAGCCCTCCGGACTCGGATGACAGGAGGTCgtccacccctcccaccccctgatGACCCTGCCACTCTGGGGCCTCGCTTGGGCCTCCGTGGTGTACCCCAGAGCACGGCAGCCAGCTCAtga
- the DYRK1B gene encoding dual specificity tyrosine-phosphorylation-regulated kinase 1B isoform X4: MGEGLWGEDFGVTGLSGGGSRGAGCEKAPPGRAPAPGLAPLRPSEPTMAVPPGHGPFSGFPGPQEHTQVLPDVRLLPRRLPLAFRDATSAPLRKLSVDLIKTYKHINEVYYAKKKRRAQQAPPQDSSTKKEKKVLNHGYDDDNHDYIVRSGERWLERYEIDSLIGKGSFGQVVKAYDHQTQELVAIKIIKNKKAFLNQAQIELRLLELMNQHDTEMKYYIVHLKRHFMFRNHLCLVFELLSYNLYDLLRNTHFRGVSLNLTRKLAQQLCTALLFLATPELSIIHCDLKPENILLCNPKRSAIKIVDFGSSCQLGQRIYQYIQSRFYRSPEVLLGTPYDLAIDMWSLGCILVEMHTGEPLFSGSNEVDQMNRIVEVLGIPPAPMLDQAPKARKYFERLPGGGWTLRRTKELRKDYQGPGTRRLQEVLGVQTGGPGGRRAGEPGHSPADYLRFQDLVLRMLEYEPAARISPLGALQHGFFRRTADEATNTGPAGSSASTSPAPLDTCPSSSTASSISSSGGSSGSSSDNRTYRYSNRYCGGPGPPITDCEMNSPQVPPSQPLRPWAGGDVPHKTHQAPASASSLPGAGAQLPPQPRCLGRPPSPTSPPPPELMDVSLVGGPPDCSPPHPAPAPQHPAASALRTRMTGGRPPLPPPDDPATLGPRLGLRGVPQSTAASS, translated from the exons ATGGGAGAAGGCCTGTGGGGAGAGGATTTTGGTGTGACAG GTCTCAGCGGCGGTGGCAGCCGAGGTGCAGGATGCGAGAAGGCGCCCCCCGGCCGGGCTCCCGCTCCAGGCCTCGCTCCCCTGCGGCCCTCTGAGCCCACCATGGCCGTCCCACCAGGCCATGGTCCCTTCTCTGGCTTCCCAGGGCCCCAGGAGCACACGCAG GTATTGCCTGATGTGCGGCTGTTGCCACGGAGGCTGCCCTTGGCCTTTCGGGATGCGACCTCAGCCCCGCTGCGCAAGCTCTCCGTGGACCTCATTAAGACCTACAAGCACATCAATGAG GTATACTATGCGAAGAAGAAGCGGCGGGCCCAGCAGGCGCCACCTCAGGACTCGAGCaccaagaaggagaaaaaggtcCTGAACCATGGTTATGACGATGACAACCACGACTACATTGTGCGCAGTGGCGAGCGCTGGCTGGAGCGCTACGAGATTGACTCACTCATTGGCAAAGGCTCCTTTGGCCAG GTGGTGAAAGCCTATGATCATCAGACCCAGGAGCTGGTGGCCATCAAGATCATCAAGAACAAAAAGGCCTTCCTGAACCAGGCCCAGATTGAGCTGCGGCTGCTAGAGCTGATGAACCAGCACGACACAGAGATGAAGTACTACATAG TGCACCTGAAGCGGCACTTCATGTTTCGGAACCACCTGTGCCTGGTGTTCGAGCTGCTTTCCTACAACCTGTACGACCTCCTGCGCAACACGCACTTCCGCGGAGTCTCGTTGAACCTGACGCGGAAGCTGGCGCAGCAGCTCTGCACAGCGCTGCTCTTCCTGGCCACGCCTGAGCTCAGCATCATTCACTGCGACCTCAAGCCCGAGAACATCCTGCTCTGCAATCCCAAGCGTAGCGCCATCAAGATCGTGGACTTCGGCAGCTCCTGCCAGCTTGGCCAGCGG ATCTACCAGTACATCCAGAGCCGCTTCTATCGGTCGCCTGAGGTGCTTCTGGGCACACCCTACGACCTGGCCATTGATATGTGGTCCCTGGGCTGCATCCTGGTGGAGATGCACACTGGAGAGCCCCTCTTCAGTGGCTCCAATGAG GTGGACCAGATGAACCGGATTGTGGAGGTGCTGGGCATCCCACCAGCCCCCATGCTGGACCAGGCACCCAAGGCTCGCAAGTACTTTGAACGGCTGCCTGGGGGTGGCTGGACCCTACGAAGGACAAAGGAACTCAGGAAG gaTTACCAGGGCCCCGGGACACGGCGGCTGCAGGAGGTGCTGGGCGTGCAGACGGGCGGGCCCGGGGGCCGGCGGGCGGGGGAGCCGGGCCACAGCCCCGCCGACTACCTCCGCTTCCAGGACCTGGTGCTGCGCATGCTGGAGTATGAGCCCGCCGCCCGCATCAGCCCACTGGGGGCTCTGCAGCACGGCTTCTTCCGCCGCACGGCTGATGAGGCCACCAACACGGGCCCGGCAGGCAGCAGTGCCTCCACCTCGCCCGCACCCCTTGatacctgcccctcctccagcacCGCCAGCTCCATCTCCAGCTCTG GAGGCTCCAGCGGCTCCTCCAGTGACAACCGGACCTACCGATACAGCAACCGATATTGTGGGGGCCCCGGGCCCCCCATCACTGACTGTGAGATGAACAGCCCCCAG GTCCCACCCTCCCAGCCGCTGCGCCCCTGGGCAGGGGGTGATGTGCCCCACAAGACACATCAGGCCCCTGCCTCCGCCTCGTCACTGCCAGGGGCCGGGGCCCAGTTACCCCCTCAACCCCGATGCCTTGGCCGTCCCCCATCACCAACCTCACCACCACCCCCGGAGCTGATGGATGTGAGCCTGGTGGGCGGCCCTCCGGACTGCTCCCCACCTCACCCGGCGCCTGCCCCCCAGCACCCGGCTGCCTCAGCCCTCCGGACTCGGATGACAGGAGGTCgtccacccctcccaccccctgatGACCCTGCCACTCTGGGGCCTCGCTTGGGCCTCCGTGGTGTACCCCAGAGCACGGCAGCCAGCTCAtga